CCTGCTATGCCGGCGACTGGACGGGCCGGGCGATCCTGCGGACGCTGGCCGCCAAGGTCGCTGAGCTCGGCCTGACCGTGATCGACGACCAGTACGTGTCCCAGCTGCTGGTCGCCGACGGGGTCTGCTTCGGGGCGTTGGCCTTCGACCTGGAGACCGGCGAGCGGACCGTGTTCCTGGCCGATGCGGTGGTGTTGGCCGCCGGCGGCCACACCCGCATCTGGCGGCGCTCGTCCTCGCGGCGGGACGAGAACACCGGCGACGGCATGTACCTGGCCCTGCGGGCCGGCTGCCGGCTGGCCGACATGGAGCTGGTCCAGTTCCACCCGACCGGGATGGTCGCCCCCGAGGAGGCGGCGGGCACCCTGGTCACTGAGGCCGTGCGCGGCGAAGGGGGCCAGCTCAAGAACGCGCTGGGGGAGCGGTTCATGGCCCGCTACGACCCCGAGCGGATGGAGCTGTCGGCCCGCGACCGGGTGGCGCTGGCCAACTACACCGAGATCGCCCAGGGCCGGGGAGGCCCCAACGGCGGGGTGTTCCTGGACATCAGCCACCTCGGCAAGGACGTCATCTTGGAGAAGCTGCCCCGGATGTACCGGCAGTTCCTGGAGCTGCAGATGCTGGACATCTCCCAGCAGCCGATGGAGGTCGCCCCGACCGCCCACTACTCGATGGGTGGGGTGGTGGTCGACCCCGAGACCCACGCCACCGACGTGGCCGGCCTGTACGCCGCGGGCGAGATCGCCGCCGGGCTCCATGGGGCCAACCGGCTGGGCGGCAACTCCCTGGCCGAGACGGTCGTGTTTGGCCGCCGGGCCGGGGAGGCCGCCGCCCGCTACTCGGCCTCCCGTGATGTGGCCCTGCGGGCCCGCGACGTGGTCCGGGCCGCCGACCAGGAGCTGTCCGGTTTCATCCGCCATGGGCGCCAGTTCGCCCGCCCCCTGCAGCGGGCGCTCCGCGACACCATGTGGGAGACCTGCGGGGTGGTCCGTGACCAGGCTGGGCTCCAGCGTGGCCTGGAGCGGCTGGCCGAGCTACGGCGGCTGGCCGCCGACGTGGACGTCCGGCCGACCTCCGAGGGTTACGCCGACCTGGCCCACGCCCTGGACCTTCGCGCCTCCCTGGCCGCCGCCGAGGCCACCCTGCTGGGGGCGCTGGCCCGCACCGAGAGCCGCGGCGCCCACCAGCGCCGCGACCATCCCGAGCTCGACCCCGAGCTGCGGGTGAACTTCCAGGCCCGCCTGGACGGCACCGGCCGCCTGGCCGTCGACGCCCGGCCTGTGCCGGCCGTGCCGGCCGAGCTGGCCGGCTGGACACGGCCGGACCCGGACCTGAGCGTGGCCGGGCGCCTGCTCGAGTAGTCGAGGTCAGGCTGCCGTCGGGCCCGGCGAGGCGTCCGGGGTGACCCAGGGCGTGGCCGTGGGTGCCTGGTCGTCGCCGGATTCGTCCTGGACCGGGCGTCGGTGGCGTTGCCCTTGCTCGCCTCCGCTCCCTTCAGTGCGCTGCTCTTGCTCGTGCCGCGGTTCAAAGGATCGGGTGAACGGCCATTCCGCGGGGAACAACCCCCCTGCTGAAGCTGAAGGTTGGAGGTGTGCGCTTCGACCCGGTGCCGAGCCGTTCCTGCCCACCGGTTTGGGCGTGAGGAGGGAGTGCCCGTGCGGATCACCGTGGTCGGCCCCGCCGACCTGCCAGAGTTGCTGCCGCTGATGCGCGCCTACTGTGACTTCTACCAGGTTGCGCCCGCCGACCAGGCCCTGCTCGCACTGTCGCAGGCGCTGCTCGCCGACCCGCAACGGGAGGGGCTGCAGCTGCTGGCCCGCGACGACACCGGCCGGGCTGTCGGCTTCGCCACCCTCTTCTGGACCTGGCAGACGCTGGCCGCCGCCCGCGTCGGGGTGATGAACGACCTGTACGTGGCCGCCGAGGCGCGCGGCACCGGGATGGCCGACGGACTCATCGCCGCCTGCCTGGAGCGCTGCCGCGAGCACGGCGCAACCCGCCTTGTCTGGCAGACGGCGGCCGACAACCACCGCGCGCAGGCCGTCTATCAGCGGCTTGGGGCGACCCGCGATGAGCGCTGGCTGGACTACCAGCTGCCGGTTGATCCTGGCTGACTTCTGGCGGCGCAGGGACGGCCCGCCGAGGTGCGGAGGGCCAGTCAGGAACGGTGCCTGGCTGGGCCGTCCTGTGGCCGGAGGGTCGGATTCCGGCCTGAGGGTTTAGGCCGAGTTTCGGTGGCTACCCTTCACCATGTCGGGGAGGTTCTCCGGCTGTCGGTGGGACCAGGTCCTCGTCCCACACGTGCGGAGGTTGCCAGGCAGCCGGTCCGCCCCGTTCCCCGCTCCACAGCGTGCTCGAGGGCGCTCCCGAATCCAGGCGAGGCGTTGCCAGCCTGCCGGTGAGCGTGCTCTGTGGCACGGCGCACGCCCACCATCACCCAGCTCGGGGTCATTCAACCCGGGCGCTCACTGAAAGGCAGCAGCATGGACACAGAGGTTGGCCGCACTGCCGGCACAGCCACCACCGATCGGCGCGGCCTCGCCCGCCGGGTCAGCACCGAGACCAAGGCCGCCTACAAGACCACCGAGTTCATCACCTATGTGGTGGTCTTCGCCGGGATCCTGGTGGCCTCGTTCCTGGTCAAGACCGGTCAGGACGGCCAGCGGATCGACTACTTCCGGGCCGACAAGGCCTGGTGGTATATCACCCTGCTCACCATTGGCTACATGATCGCCCGGGGGCTGGCCAAGTCGGGTAGCCGCGAGCCCTACGACGACAGCGACCGCCGCTAACCGCGGCTGGCCGGGCCAACTCTCGGCCCGGCCGTCTTGCTCAGCGGCCGCCGGACGCGCTCTCCGCGAGCTGTCCGGCGGCCGCGGTAGAGAAAGGAAGCACCGCATGACCGACTCCACGTTCGGGTCGACCGCGACCGCTGACCGGTCGACGACCGAGCAGGTCAACGACCAGGTCCGCGGCACGACAGGGCTGGCCCAGGACAA
This sequence is a window from Actinomycetota bacterium. Protein-coding genes within it:
- a CDS encoding FAD-binding protein; the protein is MPSSQPRSNVANVLVIGTGAAGLRAAIAAHQAGSEVVVVGKRRREDAHTVLAAGGINAALGSVDPQDSWQQHFGDTLREGYFLADPRVVELLAREAPAAVLELADWGAPFARTPDGRLDQRFFGAHRWRRTCYAGDWTGRAILRTLAAKVAELGLTVIDDQYVSQLLVADGVCFGALAFDLETGERTVFLADAVVLAAGGHTRIWRRSSSRRDENTGDGMYLALRAGCRLADMELVQFHPTGMVAPEEAAGTLVTEAVRGEGGQLKNALGERFMARYDPERMELSARDRVALANYTEIAQGRGGPNGGVFLDISHLGKDVILEKLPRMYRQFLELQMLDISQQPMEVAPTAHYSMGGVVVDPETHATDVAGLYAAGEIAAGLHGANRLGGNSLAETVVFGRRAGEAAARYSASRDVALRARDVVRAADQELSGFIRHGRQFARPLQRALRDTMWETCGVVRDQAGLQRGLERLAELRRLAADVDVRPTSEGYADLAHALDLRASLAAAEATLLGALARTESRGAHQRRDHPELDPELRVNFQARLDGTGRLAVDARPVPAVPAELAGWTRPDPDLSVAGRLLE
- a CDS encoding GNAT family N-acetyltransferase, with protein sequence MRITVVGPADLPELLPLMRAYCDFYQVAPADQALLALSQALLADPQREGLQLLARDDTGRAVGFATLFWTWQTLAAARVGVMNDLYVAAEARGTGMADGLIAACLERCREHGATRLVWQTAADNHRAQAVYQRLGATRDERWLDYQLPVDPG